One part of the Esox lucius isolate fEsoLuc1 chromosome 10, fEsoLuc1.pri, whole genome shotgun sequence genome encodes these proteins:
- the cndp2 gene encoding cytosolic non-specific dipeptidase, whose protein sequence is MAYLPALFKYVDEHQEMYIERLAQWVAVPSVSAWPEKRGEIKKMMEMAAKDIKKLGGTVEMVDIGKQKLPNGEEIPLPPIVLGSLGSDPSKKTVCIYGHLDVQPAAVDDGWDTEPFTLVEKDGKLYGRGSTDDKGPVLAWLNCIEGYQKIQQELPINIKFCFEGMEESGSEGLDELIFARKDSFLKDVDYVCISDNYWLGKTKPCITYGLRGMCYFSVEVECCDKDLHSGVFGGSVHEAMTDLIALLSTLVDKKGRILVPGMYADVAKVTDEEKKLYEKIEFDLEEFAKDFGAAKLLHNCKEDVLMHRWRYPSLSMHGIEGAFSEAGAKTVIPRKVIGKFSIRLVPDMDPALVDKQVKSYLEKKFAELESPNKFKLYMGHGAKAWVSDFNHPHYMAGRKAMKTVFGVEPDLTREGGSIPVTLTFQEATGRNVMLLPMGSSDDGAHSQNEKLNRTNYIQGIKMLGAYFHEVSQLD, encoded by the exons ATGGCTTATCTTCCAGCGCTTTTTAAATATGTGGACGAACACCAGGAGATGTACATTGAG CGTCTTGCCCAATGGGTGGCTGTGCCGAGTGTGTCCGCCTGGCCGGAGAAGCGTGGGGAGATCAAGAAGATGATGGAGATGGCAGCGAAAGACATTAAGAAGCTGGGAGGCACAGTGGAGATGGTGGATATTGGCAAACAAAAG CTTCCCAACGGAGAGGAGATCCCCTTGCCCCCTATCGTATTGGGCAGCTTGGGCTCTGACCCAAGCAAAAAGACTGTTTGCATCTATGGTCACCTGGACGTCCAGCCAGCTGCAGTTGACGATGGCTGGGACACAGAGCCCTTCACCCTGGTAGAGAAAGATG GGAAGCTTTATGGCCGAGGCTCAACAGATGACAAGGGCCCAGTGTTGGCCTGGCTCAACTGCATCGAGGGCTACCAGAAGATCCAACAG GAGCTTCCCATCAACATAAAGTTCTGCTTTGAGGGCATGGAGGAATCGGGCTCGGAGGGCCTGGATGAGCTGATTTTCGCTCGCAAAGACTCGTTTCTGAAGGACGTGGATTACGTGTGTATCTCCGACAACTACTGGCTTGGCAAGACTAAGCCCTGCATCACGTACGGGCTGAGAGGAATGTGCTACTTCTCTGTTGAG GTGGAGTGCTGTGACAAGGACCTCCATTCTGGAGTATTCGGGGGTTCCGTCCACGAAGCCATGACCGATCTCATCGCACTGCTCA GCACTCTGGTGGACAAGAAGGGGAGGATTCTGGTTCCAGGGATGTATGCAGATGTGGCCAAGGTCACAGATGAGGAGAAGAAGCTGTATGAGAAGATCGAATTTGACTTGGAGGAATTTGCCAAGGATTTTGGAGCAGCAAAGCTCCTCCACAACTGCAAG GAGGATGTCCTGATGCACCGCTGGAGgtacccctccctctccatgcATGGTATTGAGGGGGCGTTCTCCGAAGCGGGGGCCAAGACCGTTATTCCGCGGAAGGTCATCGGCAAGTTCTCCATCCGCCTGGTCCCTGACATGGACCCTGCCTTGGTGGACAAACAG GTTAAAAGCTACCTGGAGAAGAAGTTTGCTGAGTTGGAGAGTCCCAACAAGTTCAAGTTGTACATGGGCCATGGGGCTAAAGCCTGGGTGTCCGACTTCAACCATCCCCATTACATGGCTGGTAGAAAAGCCATGAAGACAG TGTTCGGTGTGGAGCCAGACCTGACCCGTGAAGGAGGCAGTATCCCCGTCACCCTGACCTTCCAGGAGGCCACCGGACGCAACGTCATGCTGCTGCCCATGGGCTCGTCCGACGATGGAGCCCACTCCCAGAATGAGAAACTCAACAG GACAAACTACATCCAGGGCATCAAGATGCTCGGCGCGTACTTCCACGAAGTCTCCCAGTTGGATTGA